In Flavobacterium gelatinilyticum, a genomic segment contains:
- a CDS encoding MurR/RpiR family transcriptional regulator, protein MYIVNKELLNTLEKNIYSILINEIKQNNTLSITDAGIICNCSASKISKFVQKLGFKNYKEYLAFISGQIFSVIPDENERLHKFLDDYNDEIIDQFTSHIQKFEKIILFGYGPSFIAGQYFEYKLRNQLDIPIWAVAHETSIIDLLSKNSLVIIFSITGQFKSFTELYDNIISKNSKAAFILEEGRTDFLERYDYTITLSNFIQNPELLPHEKTRTTFFTFIETVIKKLENSSFENTLKYRKKTQL, encoded by the coding sequence ATGTATATTGTAAATAAAGAACTGCTCAATACACTGGAGAAAAACATTTATTCCATCTTAATCAATGAAATAAAGCAAAATAACACACTTTCTATCACAGATGCTGGTATCATTTGCAATTGTTCAGCTTCAAAAATTTCAAAATTTGTACAGAAGCTGGGATTTAAAAACTATAAGGAATATTTAGCTTTTATAAGCGGACAGATCTTTAGTGTAATTCCCGACGAAAACGAACGGTTACATAAATTTTTAGACGACTATAATGACGAAATTATAGATCAATTCACTTCACACATCCAGAAATTCGAAAAAATTATTTTATTTGGCTACGGACCTTCCTTTATTGCAGGGCAGTATTTTGAGTATAAACTACGAAACCAATTAGACATACCTATATGGGCCGTCGCCCATGAAACATCTATAATCGATTTGTTGAGTAAAAATAGTCTTGTCATTATTTTTTCAATAACCGGGCAGTTCAAATCTTTCACTGAACTTTACGATAATATAATTTCAAAAAACAGCAAAGCCGCCTTCATTTTAGAAGAAGGGCGCACCGATTTTTTAGAAAGGTACGATTACACCATCACCCTCAGCAATTTTATACAAAATCCAGAACTATTACCTCATGAAAAAACAAGAACAACTTTTTTTACTTTCATTGAAACTGTAATAAAAAAATTAGAAAACTCTTCATTTGAGAACACACTTAAATACAGAAAAAAAACTCAGCTATAA
- a CDS encoding FAD-binding oxidoreductase: MKENEMILSDLKKMLKQEQINFNPDDLYEASADRYKKYAKAKKVLDVPAPVAIVYPESAGEVSEILRYCNANGINVIPRSGRTSTEGGLENWKQQTLVVDGKNLNKIIKIDPYNLQATAQSGVVLQKLEDEVRKYNLTTGHSPQSKPVAQMGGLVSTRSIGQFSTLYGAIEDMVAGLECVFPDGHISHIKNVPRRAGGPDIRHIAIGNEGALCYITEVTVKLYRYFPENNRFFGYLIKDIDTGVSILREVMANGYKPSVARVYSEEDAAQHFSHFHKNQCVLVFMAEGNENMVKATAAGIEEAVEKHKNGIIEKVDSKFISDWFNHLNWTQQRIDDEIKDMITKNSHDGFTTEISADWENVTKIYYNVIERIRKEFPRSKDITMLGGHSSHSYINGTNMYFVYNYNINCEPEDEMRLYHHPIQTIIVEETLKLGGSMCHHHGIGKYRNEWTKEEHGSAYYMLAKLKEVFDPNGIMNFGTIFPQAEGEKYQK; the protein is encoded by the coding sequence ATGAAAGAGAACGAAATGATCTTAAGCGATTTAAAGAAGATGCTTAAACAAGAGCAGATAAATTTTAATCCGGATGATTTGTATGAAGCATCGGCGGATAGGTATAAGAAATATGCTAAAGCAAAAAAAGTTTTAGATGTCCCGGCTCCAGTTGCAATCGTTTATCCGGAATCTGCCGGGGAAGTTTCCGAAATACTGAGATATTGTAATGCGAATGGAATTAATGTTATCCCGAGAAGCGGCAGAACGTCAACTGAAGGAGGATTGGAGAACTGGAAGCAGCAGACTTTAGTTGTCGATGGGAAAAATCTGAATAAGATTATAAAAATTGATCCTTACAACCTTCAGGCTACAGCTCAATCAGGAGTTGTTTTGCAAAAATTAGAAGATGAAGTTCGTAAGTATAATTTAACGACAGGGCATTCTCCTCAATCTAAACCTGTTGCACAAATGGGAGGATTGGTATCTACTCGTAGTATCGGACAATTCTCGACTTTGTACGGTGCTATAGAAGACATGGTTGCGGGATTAGAATGTGTTTTTCCTGACGGACATATTTCTCATATAAAAAATGTACCAAGAAGAGCAGGAGGCCCAGATATTAGACATATTGCAATTGGTAACGAAGGTGCCTTATGCTATATCACGGAAGTCACAGTTAAACTTTACCGATATTTTCCAGAAAACAACCGTTTTTTTGGATACTTAATTAAAGATATTGATACAGGAGTCAGTATTTTAAGAGAAGTTATGGCAAATGGATACAAACCTTCAGTGGCGAGAGTATATTCGGAAGAAGATGCGGCGCAGCATTTTAGTCATTTCCATAAAAATCAATGTGTTTTAGTTTTTATGGCAGAAGGAAACGAAAACATGGTAAAAGCTACCGCTGCCGGAATCGAAGAAGCAGTTGAAAAACATAAAAACGGAATCATAGAAAAGGTTGATTCTAAATTTATTTCTGATTGGTTTAATCATCTTAACTGGACGCAGCAGCGCATAGATGACGAAATAAAAGATATGATTACTAAAAATTCTCATGATGGGTTTACAACCGAAATATCTGCAGATTGGGAGAATGTTACAAAAATTTACTACAATGTAATAGAAAGAATTCGAAAGGAATTCCCTCGAAGTAAAGATATTACTATGCTTGGCGGACATTCTTCTCACAGTTATATCAACGGAACCAATATGTATTTTGTGTATAACTATAACATCAATTGTGAGCCTGAAGATGAAATGCGCTTATACCATCACCCTATACAAACAATTATTGTCGAAGAAACTTTAAAACTTGGCGGTTCTATGTGTCATCATCACGGAATTGGTAAGTATAGAAATGAGTGGACAAAAGAAGAGCATGGAAGTGCTTATTATATGCTTGCGAAACTAAAAGAAGTTTTTGACCCTAACGGAATCATGAATTTCGGAACTATCTTTCCTCAGGCAGAAGGCGAAAAGTATCAAAAATAA
- a CDS encoding MFS transporter encodes MKRYIQFILIVLAAGAIYPLIYLRTNYQETILSVFKIGLDDLNIIYTVLGFIFILGYFPSGILSDKFSAKYLLVFSLLGTALGGFWFAQIPDYTSVIGIFSLWGVFSVFTFWGAHMKLVKLLSTPEEEGRFFGFLDGGRGVVEAILASAALFIFSHVLEKGETLADKTHALQYVIYMYSAVLLVVGILIAFFVEKEVAKPAKNALSVIDDNAQTEKGFDFKDVNSVIKNKFVYLMGAIIFCSYSVTWVVYYYGGFMEKNLKITPVTVNTIMVIVLWMRPIGGILGGFLADKLGKSVTLVFSLSGAALTLFCIALLPASTTNFNIYYILIILGGTFVYAIRGTYWSLLGDSRIDNKIMGTAVGFISLLGYLPDIFIPYFSTIVFNKFGPNEGYNAYFIISAVLGVAAICVVTIFKRETQKE; translated from the coding sequence ATGAAACGATATATTCAATTTATTCTCATAGTGCTGGCTGCCGGAGCAATTTATCCACTAATTTATTTAAGGACAAATTATCAGGAAACTATTTTATCTGTTTTTAAAATAGGATTAGATGATCTTAATATTATTTATACTGTCTTGGGATTTATATTCATATTAGGATATTTCCCAAGCGGTATATTAAGCGATAAATTTTCGGCTAAATATCTACTTGTTTTTTCTTTGTTAGGTACAGCACTTGGAGGTTTTTGGTTTGCTCAAATTCCTGACTATACATCTGTTATAGGCATATTTTCTTTGTGGGGCGTGTTTTCTGTATTTACGTTCTGGGGAGCTCATATGAAACTGGTTAAGTTGTTGTCTACTCCCGAAGAAGAGGGACGTTTCTTTGGGTTTCTCGATGGAGGAAGAGGTGTTGTAGAAGCTATATTAGCAAGTGCAGCATTGTTTATTTTTTCTCATGTTTTAGAAAAAGGAGAAACCCTTGCAGATAAAACTCATGCACTTCAGTATGTTATTTATATGTATTCGGCTGTATTACTTGTTGTAGGGATTCTGATTGCTTTTTTTGTAGAAAAAGAAGTAGCTAAGCCAGCTAAGAATGCACTTTCAGTGATAGATGATAATGCCCAGACAGAAAAAGGTTTTGACTTTAAAGATGTTAATTCGGTCATTAAAAACAAGTTTGTATACTTAATGGGCGCCATAATCTTTTGTTCATATTCAGTAACCTGGGTAGTTTATTATTATGGAGGTTTTATGGAAAAAAACCTTAAAATCACTCCTGTTACCGTAAATACAATTATGGTAATTGTACTATGGATGAGACCAATTGGCGGAATTTTAGGTGGTTTTTTAGCAGACAAATTAGGAAAGAGTGTAACACTGGTTTTTTCTTTGAGCGGCGCAGCTCTTACTTTATTCTGTATTGCTTTACTTCCTGCATCCACAACAAATTTTAACATCTACTATATTCTAATAATACTGGGAGGAACGTTTGTTTATGCTATCCGCGGCACGTATTGGTCTTTATTGGGAGACAGCAGGATAGATAATAAGATAATGGGAACAGCCGTAGGTTTTATTTCTCTTTTAGGATACCTGCCGGATATTTTTATACCCTATTTCAGTACGATAGTTTTTAACAAATTTGGTCCCAACGAAGGATACAACGCCTATTTTATAATAAGTGCAGTTTTGGGAGTAGCAGCGATTTGCGTGGTTACAATTTTTAAAAGAGAAACTCAAAAAGAATAA
- a CDS encoding SDR family oxidoreductase, whose product MDITDFNMGYFSLKGKNAIVTGGNTGLGQAFSLALAKAGANIFMPSIMPDDADFNRLIESEGGKAVYMKADITKDGIPKKIVEECVEKLGSVDILVNCAGICLIADVLNFGRKEWDPMVSINLTAAFEMSAEVTKFFIPQKSGKIINICSLFSFLGGQWSPAYSATKHGLAGLTKAYCDELAQYNVQVNGIAPGYFKTKVAQASIDNPERNKWIVDHTPEGRWGDVADLMGATVFLASQASQFVNGHILSVDGGFLTR is encoded by the coding sequence ATGGATATTACAGATTTTAACATGGGGTATTTTTCTCTTAAAGGGAAAAATGCAATTGTAACAGGAGGAAATACAGGATTAGGACAGGCTTTTTCTTTAGCTTTAGCAAAAGCAGGTGCAAATATTTTTATGCCAAGTATAATGCCTGATGACGCAGATTTCAATCGATTGATAGAAAGTGAAGGAGGCAAAGCGGTGTATATGAAAGCTGATATTACCAAGGACGGAATACCAAAAAAAATAGTAGAAGAATGTGTAGAGAAATTAGGATCAGTAGATATTCTGGTAAACTGTGCAGGAATTTGTTTAATTGCAGATGTATTGAATTTCGGCAGAAAAGAATGGGATCCAATGGTAAGTATCAATTTAACAGCCGCTTTTGAAATGTCAGCTGAAGTTACAAAGTTTTTTATTCCGCAAAAAAGCGGTAAAATCATTAATATTTGTTCTTTGTTTTCTTTCTTGGGAGGACAATGGTCTCCTGCTTATTCGGCTACCAAACACGGATTGGCGGGTTTAACAAAAGCTTATTGTGATGAATTAGCACAATACAATGTACAAGTTAACGGAATTGCTCCGGGTTATTTTAAAACAAAAGTAGCTCAGGCATCGATTGATAATCCGGAACGAAATAAATGGATTGTAGATCATACTCCCGAAGGACGTTGGGGAGATGTGGCAGATTTAATGGGAGCAACTGTATTTTTGGCAAGTCAGGCTTCTCAGTTTGTAAACGGACATATTTTATCTGTTGACGGAGGATTCTTAACGAGATAA
- a CDS encoding FGGY-family carbohydrate kinase, with protein sequence MKEQYFISIDNGSQSTKVYIISSKGAVIHSEIEPLKPMMFRESGYVEHPDDDLWDSIKTALIRLMKNFKGDVSLIKGVGLCTIRCCRVFMKKDGNLAAPVMSWMDVRAYETFEDSDEIAYTCPTTGYITHRLTGELKDTAANAFQWQFPVDMETWNWSEDKTVLDNFKIPNEKLLKLQMPGTILGTVTKAASQVTGLPEGLPVVATANDKAVEALGAGLIDSSRGLFSLGTYITSMVVGSENRPPHDNYFTNLSCIPNRYLFESGGVRRGMWLISWFRDLIGEELNSKAKERGVSPEKILEEEALKVPVGSNGLMIIPDWLAPAYQAYRKGVMIGFNGQQGRGHIYRAILEGIAFTLNNHYQTMNKTLGHNPEKIIISGGGANSDLFMQIFSDISGMPVVRNEMSGSAALGAAICAAVAVECYPDFETAVKNMVKEKEEFLPDLAAHKKYNYINDTVYGKLPQLLENTLKEMQKLDLK encoded by the coding sequence ATGAAAGAGCAATATTTTATTTCAATCGATAACGGGTCTCAGAGTACTAAAGTATATATTATAAGTTCCAAAGGAGCGGTAATACATTCTGAAATTGAGCCTCTTAAGCCTATGATGTTTAGAGAATCCGGATATGTGGAACATCCTGATGATGATTTGTGGGATAGTATAAAAACGGCCCTGATTCGGTTAATGAAAAACTTCAAAGGCGATGTCAGTCTTATTAAAGGTGTTGGGCTCTGTACTATTCGCTGTTGCAGGGTGTTTATGAAAAAAGATGGAAATCTGGCCGCTCCGGTTATGAGCTGGATGGATGTAAGAGCATATGAAACTTTTGAGGATTCTGATGAAATTGCATATACATGTCCTACAACAGGATATATTACACATCGCCTGACAGGAGAATTAAAAGATACCGCTGCTAATGCTTTTCAGTGGCAGTTTCCTGTAGATATGGAAACCTGGAATTGGTCTGAAGATAAAACTGTTTTGGACAACTTTAAAATTCCAAATGAAAAGTTATTAAAATTACAGATGCCCGGAACTATTTTAGGAACCGTAACTAAAGCTGCTTCTCAGGTAACAGGTCTGCCGGAAGGTCTTCCTGTTGTAGCTACTGCAAATGATAAAGCGGTTGAAGCCTTAGGTGCAGGATTAATAGATTCATCCAGAGGATTATTCTCATTAGGAACCTATATTACCTCGATGGTTGTAGGCAGCGAAAACAGACCGCCGCATGATAATTATTTCACAAATCTATCTTGTATACCTAATCGTTATTTATTTGAAAGTGGCGGTGTAAGAAGAGGGATGTGGCTAATATCATGGTTTAGAGATCTTATAGGTGAAGAATTAAATAGTAAAGCAAAAGAAAGAGGAGTTTCACCGGAAAAAATTTTAGAAGAAGAAGCCTTGAAAGTTCCCGTAGGATCCAATGGTTTAATGATCATTCCAGACTGGCTTGCGCCTGCATATCAGGCTTATAGAAAAGGAGTTATGATAGGTTTTAACGGTCAACAGGGACGCGGGCATATTTATCGTGCTATTTTAGAAGGAATTGCGTTCACCTTAAACAATCATTATCAAACCATGAATAAAACGCTAGGACATAATCCTGAAAAAATTATTATATCCGGCGGCGGTGCTAACAGTGATTTATTCATGCAGATTTTTTCGGACATAAGCGGAATGCCGGTTGTTCGTAACGAAATGAGTGGTTCTGCTGCTTTAGGTGCAGCTATTTGTGCGGCAGTTGCAGTAGAGTGTTACCCTGATTTTGAAACTGCGGTAAAAAATATGGTAAAAGAAAAAGAAGAGTTCCTTCCTGATTTAGCTGCTCACAAAAAGTACAATTATATCAATGATACAGTGTATGGCAAATTACCACAACTGCTGGAAAATACACTAAAAGAAATGCAGAAGTTAGATCTCAAATAA
- a CDS encoding DUF5362 family protein, which translates to MEETSVFEKFELHLDQSAKDFLKEIGKWAYFLSILGFVGIGFFVIFAIFAGAIFSQLGSSIPGFGMYGGSFGTIMAVFYLAFAAIYFFPVYYLFKFASNIKRAFSENDSEALSTSLGYLKSHYKFIGILMICMLALYGLFFVFAMLGALMGR; encoded by the coding sequence ATGGAAGAAACCTCAGTATTTGAAAAATTCGAGCTGCATCTCGATCAATCTGCAAAAGATTTTTTGAAGGAAATTGGCAAGTGGGCCTACTTTTTGTCTATCCTCGGATTTGTTGGGATTGGCTTTTTTGTAATCTTTGCCATATTTGCCGGAGCCATCTTTTCTCAATTAGGAAGTTCAATACCTGGCTTTGGAATGTATGGCGGTTCATTTGGAACTATAATGGCCGTTTTTTATTTGGCTTTCGCCGCTATTTATTTCTTTCCGGTTTACTATTTGTTCAAATTTGCTTCGAACATTAAAAGGGCTTTTAGTGAAAATGATTCTGAAGCTTTGAGTACTTCTTTAGGATACTTAAAATCGCATTATAAGTTTATCGGAATCTTAATGATTTGTATGCTTGCATTGTATGGTTTGTTTTTCGTATTTGCGATGCTTGGCGCTTTAATGGGAAGATAA
- a CDS encoding DUF4369 domain-containing protein, producing MKKSLIAFVTLAILASCSKKESTDGLHITGNIKGLKTGTLYIQRVVDTSLVAIDSIKIDGNSAFERTIKLDSPEMLYLFLDRGVTNSLDNNILFFAEPGNINIETNLDNFITGAKITGSKNQELYEEYKKVNSRFIDENLTMVEARFKAIKRQDQKTIDSIDAKQQSNIKRKYLYATNFALNNKDHEVAPYIALAEIYDINIKFLDTIQKSMTPKVAQSFYGKKLTKYVAEIKKQEQQAAPTAAE from the coding sequence ATGAAAAAATCACTTATTGCCTTTGTTACTCTTGCAATACTTGCATCTTGCAGCAAAAAAGAATCAACGGACGGCTTACACATTACCGGAAATATAAAAGGCTTAAAAACCGGAACTTTATATATCCAGAGAGTTGTTGATACTTCTCTTGTTGCTATTGATAGTATTAAAATCGACGGAAATTCTGCTTTTGAAAGAACTATTAAATTAGATTCTCCAGAAATGCTTTATTTATTCCTTGATCGCGGGGTAACCAATTCTCTTGACAATAATATTTTATTTTTTGCTGAGCCGGGCAATATCAATATCGAAACCAATCTGGATAATTTCATTACAGGTGCAAAAATTACAGGTTCTAAAAATCAGGAATTATACGAAGAATATAAAAAAGTAAATTCTCGTTTTATAGATGAAAACCTGACAATGGTTGAAGCCAGATTTAAAGCCATTAAAAGACAGGATCAAAAAACAATTGACAGCATTGATGCAAAACAGCAGTCAAATATTAAAAGGAAATATTTATACGCCACCAACTTTGCTCTTAACAATAAAGATCACGAAGTAGCACCTTATATTGCTTTGGCAGAGATTTACGACATCAATATTAAATTTCTTGATACAATTCAGAAATCAATGACTCCAAAAGTAGCGCAGTCATTTTACGGAAAGAAGCTGACAAAATATGTAGCCGAAATCAAAAAACAAGAACAACAAGCAGCACCAACTGCTGCAGAATAA
- the htpG gene encoding molecular chaperone HtpG produces MATGKINVSVENIFPLIKKFLYSDHEIFLRELVSNGTDATLKLKHLISIGEAKVEYGNPIIEVKVDKEGKKIHIIDQGLGMTADEVEKYINQVAFSGAEEFLDKYKDSAKDSGIIGHFGLGFYSAFMVAEKVEIFTKSYKDEPAAHWTCDGSPEFTLEPSDKTSRGTEIVLHVAEDSLEFLDDSKISGLLNKYNKFMPIPIKFGTRTETLPKPEDAPEDYVNETVETDNIINNPNPAWTKQPSELSDEDYKNFYRELYPMQFEEPLFNIHLNVDYPFNLTGILYFPKLGTDMQIQKDKIQLYQNQVYVTDNVEGIVPEFLTMLKGVIDSPDIPLNVSRSGLQADGAVKKISNYITRKVADKLKSLFNENRADFEAKWNDIKIVLEYGMLSEDKFYEKAGAFVLYPTVDNTYFTLEELKEKLKENQTDKDGKLVVLYAGNKEEQHSYIQTAKDKGYEVLLLDSPIISHLIQKIENDNKDLTFVRVDSDHIDNLIKKDENTISKLSDEEKETLKTSLEAYIPKAYSVQLEAMDSQAAPFIITQPEFMRRMKEMSQTGGGGMFGMGNMPEMYNLVVNTNSDLASSILNTEDKTHQEHLVKQALDLAKLSQNLLKGEALTAFVKRSFEMIK; encoded by the coding sequence ATGGCAACAGGTAAAATTAATGTTTCAGTAGAGAACATTTTTCCTTTAATCAAAAAGTTCTTATACAGCGACCACGAAATTTTCTTAAGAGAGCTTGTTTCTAACGGAACCGATGCTACTTTAAAATTAAAACATCTTATCAGCATTGGCGAAGCTAAAGTAGAATACGGAAACCCTATTATTGAGGTAAAAGTGGATAAAGAAGGGAAAAAAATCCACATTATCGATCAGGGTCTTGGAATGACAGCCGATGAAGTTGAAAAATACATTAATCAGGTAGCCTTTTCAGGTGCCGAGGAATTTTTGGACAAATACAAAGATTCTGCTAAGGACTCTGGAATCATCGGACACTTTGGGCTTGGTTTTTACTCTGCTTTTATGGTAGCTGAAAAAGTTGAAATTTTCACAAAATCATACAAAGATGAGCCTGCGGCACACTGGACATGTGACGGAAGTCCTGAGTTTACTCTTGAACCATCTGACAAAACTTCACGCGGTACAGAAATCGTACTTCATGTTGCGGAAGATTCTCTTGAATTTTTAGACGATTCAAAAATCAGCGGTTTATTGAATAAGTATAACAAGTTTATGCCTATTCCAATTAAATTCGGAACAAGAACAGAAACACTTCCAAAACCGGAAGATGCTCCTGAAGATTACGTGAATGAAACAGTTGAGACTGACAATATCATAAACAACCCAAATCCGGCGTGGACAAAACAGCCTTCTGAATTATCTGACGAAGATTACAAAAACTTCTACAGAGAATTGTACCCAATGCAGTTCGAAGAGCCTTTGTTCAACATTCATTTAAATGTAGATTACCCTTTTAACTTAACCGGAATTTTGTATTTCCCAAAATTGGGGACAGATATGCAGATCCAGAAAGATAAAATTCAATTGTACCAAAACCAGGTTTACGTTACAGATAACGTAGAAGGAATCGTACCTGAATTTTTGACGATGTTAAAAGGTGTTATTGATTCTCCGGATATTCCTTTAAATGTTTCTCGTTCAGGCTTACAGGCAGATGGTGCAGTTAAGAAAATTTCTAACTACATTACTCGTAAAGTAGCAGATAAGTTGAAATCTTTATTCAACGAAAACCGTGCTGATTTTGAAGCAAAATGGAATGATATTAAAATCGTTTTAGAGTACGGAATGCTTTCTGAAGATAAATTCTACGAAAAAGCCGGTGCATTTGTACTATACCCAACGGTAGATAATACGTATTTTACATTAGAAGAATTAAAAGAAAAACTAAAAGAGAATCAAACTGATAAAGATGGTAAACTGGTTGTTCTTTATGCAGGAAACAAAGAAGAACAGCACTCTTACATTCAGACAGCAAAAGACAAAGGTTACGAAGTATTGCTTTTAGATTCTCCAATTATTTCGCACTTAATTCAGAAAATCGAAAACGATAATAAAGACCTGACTTTTGTACGTGTAGATTCTGATCACATTGATAACCTGATCAAAAAAGACGAAAACACGATTTCAAAATTATCTGATGAAGAAAAAGAAACTCTTAAAACTTCATTAGAAGCTTACATTCCTAAAGCGTACAGCGTACAGCTTGAAGCTATGGATTCTCAGGCAGCACCGTTCATTATTACACAGCCGGAATTTATGCGAAGAATGAAAGAAATGAGCCAGACTGGCGGAGGCGGTATGTTCGGAATGGGTAATATGCCTGAAATGTACAATTTAGTAGTAAACACTAACTCTGATTTGGCTTCTAGCATTTTAAATACCGAAGACAAAACGCATCAGGAACATTTGGTAAAACAAGCTTTAGATTTAGCTAAATTATCTCAAAACCTTTTAAAAGGTGAAGCACTTACTGCTTTTGTAAAAAGAAGTTTTGAAATGATTAAATAA
- a CDS encoding lipocalin family protein → MKKIIFICMVSVMFFACKSASSTASTEAPTLSTKLDRPTQVAIKGNWILTNVSYPGSDYIKVNSFDIADSKCFIGSTWNFISNNNKGTMSLTAPSCTGFTSPIVWSINNQGLFVLKIVEAGTKSKNVREGYLLKVANLTESSFQLIDNINVGGQVKDVTYQFQRAN, encoded by the coding sequence ATGAAGAAGATAATTTTCATTTGCATGGTTTCCGTGATGTTTTTTGCGTGTAAATCTGCTTCGTCAACAGCTTCAACAGAAGCGCCTACGCTATCAACTAAACTTGACAGACCTACTCAGGTAGCAATCAAAGGGAATTGGATACTTACAAACGTATCATATCCGGGTTCTGATTATATCAAAGTAAACTCATTTGATATTGCAGATTCTAAATGTTTTATTGGAAGTACCTGGAATTTTATTTCAAATAATAATAAAGGTACAATGAGTTTAACAGCTCCAAGTTGCACAGGATTTACTTCTCCAATTGTATGGAGTATCAACAATCAGGGACTTTTTGTTCTTAAAATTGTTGAAGCAGGAACAAAATCAAAAAATGTAAGAGAAGGATATTTATTAAAAGTAGCTAATTTAACTGAGAGTTCTTTCCAGTTAATTGACAATATAAATGTGGGCGGACAGGTAAAAGATGTTACTTACCAATTTCAAAGAGCTAATTAA
- a CDS encoding OmpA family protein, translating to MKKITVLGLSSLLVLVSFFASCDSVKNANNTQKGAGIGAVAGGVIGAVLGNNLGKGGNAALGAAIGAAVGGGTGALIGNKMDKQARQIDQALPGASVERVGEGIHLTLNENSVRFDTNKSTLTTQAKANLDKLVPVFNEYGDTDIQIFGYTDSTGKPEYNLTLSGQRAASVQAYLVSKGLKSSRFKTSGLGIADPIATNDTPEGRAQNRRVEFSITANDKMVNDAKAEAGK from the coding sequence ATGAAAAAGATAACAGTTTTAGGTTTAAGTAGTTTACTTGTATTAGTTAGTTTTTTTGCAAGCTGTGATTCAGTAAAAAATGCTAATAACACACAAAAAGGAGCCGGAATTGGTGCTGTTGCAGGAGGTGTTATTGGAGCCGTTCTTGGTAATAATTTAGGAAAAGGCGGAAACGCTGCCCTTGGTGCTGCAATTGGAGCTGCCGTAGGTGGTGGAACCGGAGCACTTATTGGAAACAAAATGGACAAACAGGCACGTCAGATCGATCAGGCTCTGCCAGGTGCATCTGTAGAGAGAGTTGGAGAGGGAATTCACTTAACATTAAATGAAAACTCTGTTCGTTTTGATACTAACAAATCAACATTGACTACTCAGGCAAAAGCAAACTTAGATAAATTAGTTCCTGTATTTAATGAGTACGGAGATACTGATATTCAGATTTTTGGATATACTGACAGTACAGGAAAACCAGAATATAACTTAACACTTTCAGGACAGAGAGCTGCATCTGTACAAGCGTATTTGGTGTCAAAAGGATTAAAATCAAGCCGTTTTAAAACTTCAGGTTTAGGTATTGCAGATCCAATTGCAACAAACGATACTCCGGAAGGAAGAGCTCAAAACCGTCGTGTTGAGTTTTCTATTACAGCAAATGACAAAATGGTTAACGATGCGAAAGCAGAAGCCGGAAAATAA